A stretch of DNA from Octopus bimaculoides isolate UCB-OBI-ISO-001 chromosome 23, ASM119413v2, whole genome shotgun sequence:
caatgtggataaaaaagcattaatcatggcagaataatgtgaacactaaaggattaatcaaagaaattttaattctatcattctgtaaaataatatttaattagtttaaatgtacacaaatgcataaaaataatttttaattccattagacattctaaaatatatatatatgtatatacgtatatacatatagtcatctACTATATCGTAGTGaagactaaagccttgtgaatagatttggtagatgcaatGTGAAAGAAGACTTCcgtgtatatttgcatttatacctatatatgtgtgtatgtacgtgtgtgtgtacatgcattgtGTGGATGATATTTTCAATCGCGACGTTACAACCACATCTGATTCTTCAAATGTTTTAATtccgtgtatgtacatatatttactagagTGCTGGCATTTATCAATGGTTTCCCTCATTGTATTGTTGTGcaatttttttatcattgataAAACTGTCAGCATTTTTGATGACATGAGTTTACTAGTTATTCTACAAAATTCCTTCTTTTCTTATTAACAAGATATAATAATTATCTTATTCTATTTCTTCAGCATTTACCAAGATTTTTCTTAAATTCCCACTTTTCATTTGTAGGAATATTTGCAGGAATGTTGTACAGAAAAATTGGTATTGGACGGTCATATATCCTTGCCAGCGCTTTGTGTTCAATTGGTTTGTTTGCAAGTAGCTTTACACCAAACATATGGTTTCTGTTTTTCTCACTTGGAATCTTATTTGGTAAGTTCAACAAATTATGGCTGAAATACTAACCAAGACATATTTGATTTATTCAGTTAGACATTGGTTAGAACTTCAATGTGGCTTGTAGCAGTACTCAGCATTCAAAACTCTATCAGTTGAGTTACAAGAAAAAGACACATCTTATTGAGTTTCTATATCTGGTGGAGGGAGACGGTCTGGTAAACTTGGTCCATATTTCAGCCAAACATTGTTCCGGTGCATTTGTGTGATGTTAAGATTAATGGAGAATTCCTTGCAGTTTCACAAAAAAATTATGGTTATAGATTGATATGCACAGAAGATATGAGGCTGGGCAGTCAGAGGACTCATAGAGGATTTTTTAgttaactggtacctattctgtTCTAACTTCATGTAAAAAATCTCCTCTCATCAAGCATACATCCTCACACATTAGCTGCTGGTATTCAGCACAATAGTCTTTTTTAAAGTAACAATTTTAACATCAATCCGTGGACATGTTAATAAAAGCTAAATACTGGGATTGACTTTATTTGGGGGTAGCACGCAACCAGACTGAATGTTCGCAGTACCTTTCTAAGCAGCCAAACAGACTATTTGATATTGGAAATCCTGTTAAGCTGCCGATATTCTCTCCTGAAGACCGTAGAGAATCCAACGCGAACATTGAAATTGTGATTGAAACAACAtagtaaatgtttgtatatttgtgctttAGTGCATGCAGAACCACTGACATGCATGATTCTATGTAAATCtattttaacccattacctcccataattctattaactggaatttttttatgaaactttgatttctagcataaaacagtcttagaaacacgctggaatgatcaaaataacattttaaatagaaataagcgagatattgggtgaaaaagtagcaaacctcatttgaatatcagagaaatatacctagtagatatagcaaaaaggttagatatgtgtaaatattgacagataattacaaaatttgtaatttttaagtgatctcatatgagatcactggtaggtaatgggttaatcacTCTGAGAAAATATTTCCTATACTTTGtttagagaaagaagagaatttCATTGTTACATAATAAATGTAGAATCAAAATTCACATGATATCATATTCATAGCTTCTTGATAACTATACCATGTTCATGATGTAGAGAATTAATCTACAATGGCTAAATTCACCTCACTGTAACAAAGTAATAGGTAACAAGTATCATTCAGTGGTATAAATAGCTGTAAGTCTATGATGTTGATATGGTCTTAATGACTACAGCTGCGAGTCGAATTCTCGTTTCAGGTAAAGCTACTTTTGATCCAGTGTTTTGTCCACTTTGCGGTTTTACTCTATCTGCTTAACAGTATGAACCCATAGagaagcactcacacacacacagatagacacacacacacacacacacacacacatacatatatacccattatTATTGGAGCAGCAGGATGCATACCAATCCATCTGGAGCCAAATAtgactgaacttggaatcttggggagaGAAAGCAAATCCTTAATTTATAAGCTACAAATGATCGCGATATCTGAGACTATAGAAATCTGCAAGATTTTCTATAGACTTAAAGACTGACGCTTAAAACAGGATATTTTCCTTTACAACCTTGCTATCAAGTCAGTGgttggtcaaaatttactctaaattaaaaagagaaagagaagacatacatacatacatacattatcaacTCGTAGGTAAGTATAACCATTGATGAAAATTATCACTTAAACTCTCACCTTCAAAGCCAAGTTATTCAGTAACAGACACGAGTAATACCTCTGGCTTCACAATGAGGTGAAGTTATTTCGGAGTTTCCCTCTCCTACGGAAATGTCTTGTAGCAAGACCCGTTTCTGTTGTGGCATTTTGTAGTCAACTAGCCTTTTATAGGCGCCACATGTTAATCTTTAATGAATGGTCATTTGATTTATCATGGGAGTTTGGAATATTTAGCTGAGTCCTGTATTTTGATTGGCTGAATATTGCAAGGGACATGAATCTCAGATCCAATCACGTAGTGCGTAACAATTTCTAAATAACTTAACTTGAACCGTTGCTGGGAGtctatatttactgatatataaCCTTAACAAAACCTCTGTAATAGGGAGTTGAGAGGATTCCAGGAGGACACATCATATTTTCCTGTTGTAATAATGAAGCCAGAGCTGAATTATCTAAACAATGGATGAACTATACAGCCACCAGAATCCATGATGTGTTTATTCAATCCACTGTAAAATTTAgcaaagcaataaaatatttcttggttTACTACGGAAACTTGGATACCATTATATAACATGTGTTGCATGTTAACtcataaaaataatacaagaaacaaactttaaaataacagcATGACTTTATTCCTCAGCTAAACTATATAGTGGCCCTCCAGTTGAGATGACGATCAtagtgatgtaaaaaaaaatcagttccAATGATGGGGTAAGGGAGATCAGCTATAAGAAAAAATCACTTGAACTCTCttcataaattcaaatatttttgtcatatgTTGGTATCGGTGAAtgatttacacatgtatacattcatacatacaaaaatacatgcatgtgcagGCAggaatacacatgtacatttctACATGAGTATCTACACAGCACTGTTCATACATCAAAACCAAAAGCCATTCATATCTTATATAGATTCCCTCGCTGAATAATCTTGAGACTGTGTGCTTATGTAACAAATCTACAATATCTTTAATACAAtcatctttctttatattttatttcaggttCTGGAGCAGCCATCAACAATATCGTCAGTTACGCAGCCTTGGAGAAATTATTCCACCAAAATGTTCAAATTCTATCCATTATACTGACATTATGTGCCCCATTCGGAATTTTATGTGTACCATATTTAgtaaattttttattaaatatctacTCTTGGAGAGGAGCTTTGTTGATTATTTCTGGCTTCTGTTTGAACATGTGTTTTTCAGGATTGTTATCGAAAGTTGATAGAAAACCAAAATCTGATGCGAAGGTTGAACGactaaaaatatttgatataaaaatattgaaaaacaaacgtTTCTTGATATTATCAACTAGTGCATCAGTAAATACATGTTGTGGTTCCCTTCTTCTGCTCCTTATTGTAGATTTTTGGGTTGGAAAGGGTCATCCAATGTTAGAGGGTATTACACTAGTTACTTTTGTAAGTATTTCAAGTTTGGCAAGCAGACTTGTCTTTTGCTTCTTCAGCCTCTTATTCGACATAAGACCAGTACTCATTCTCATATTTTACATAGTTTGTGGTACTAGTGGAACGTTCTTCATTTTTGCTCCTTTGTGTGATACTTATTCACCATTAGTGTTCCTGATAGTCTTGAATGGATTTTCTCGCGGCTTGTTCTCCACATTACGTCCCCTGGTCTTCAAAAAAGTTGTCGGTATTGAAGCTTACCCACTAGCGATTGGTTATACTTACACTGTAACTGGTATATGTGCAATACCGATGGCAACTATTGTAGGTAAGTGTGAAAGTCTTCATCTCTTCTGCTCCAGACTTTGTCGGTCATAATTTTACTATGTCTCTAATCCCACAGTTGGCTTCATCTGCTTTCTGATTAGTGGCTTACTTGTGATACAGGAAACACTGAGATATTCACTGTTAAATCTATTCACCACAGATAAAttataaagacaataaaagaTAGAACTAAgtgtttttctattaatttacAATTGCATTCTACATATATGTCTGGATTAACAAAGCTACAAAACTGTATACAGAAgacgaaagcgaaatcgtgatggcatcaccatttgagtgtgatcgttaccagcatcgccttcctggcacttgtgccagtggcacgtgaaaagtcattcaagtgaaattgttgccagtgctgttggactggctcctgtgcaggtggcatgtagaatacaccattttgagcgtggccgttgccagtaccacctgactggccttcatgccggtggcacgtaaaagcacccactacactctcggagtggttggcgttaggaagtgcatccagctgtagaaactctgccaaatcagattggagcctggtgtagccatctggttcaccagtgctcagtcaaatcgtccaacccatgctagcatggaaagtggacattaaatgatgatgatgatgatataacattAAAGGTGATGAAACAATGTAAAAGAATACAATTTTAGATGTTTACATGTGACCTCTAACTTTTTGgcttaaaatcttttttttttcttttctaggtaAAATCACAGATCTTACACAGAGTtatgactttgctttttatctcacTGGACTATTTGAAATTCTTATGGTTTTGTTATTAGgatctacatacatacttattactTGTATGAGAAAAAAGAATCATAAATTTAAACTTGAGAATTAGCCAACAGAAATGAAGCTACATTCTGAAAATGGCTGCACATGATTCTACATTTCATAAGAAAGTTCTCAGTTGTATACACggaatatatataaagcaatatatctTACTATATTCAGTTTTGATGTTCTTGTATTCTGGATTGGAAAAACTGCTTGTCTACACAACAAATTGCCCATGAGGAAAGCTTGAGCCTACAAGAAATTCTCTATGTGTTCTCTCAATTTGACTTTGACATCTTAAGAATGGTTGAATATAGTACATAATTCACTGGATAATATGCTAAAGGAGGAAGCGGTTACAGTTAAAAAGTTGCGGAACAATAAAGATTTATCACAGAGACCTctatcaagaaaataaatacagcaaaCACACTGAATGGTTAAATCTTGAAAGCTGAGATTCTAGTCAAAGTAATAAACAACATTTCAAAAGTTGACAGCACTAAAATGAACTTAGAGATATCTAAACTGGAAACACAAACATCAAAACCTCACTTACCGAAACCCACACATCTCAAAAATCCTTCCCACATCTGAAGACCTTCTGTGAATTCAGATAACAAATCTAAACACAGCACTTGACACATAAAATGCATATCAAGAAAAATAACCAATATGCGCACATAAACATAGAATTATAACCAATCTGCAATACAGCATTAATGATCTAAAAATCACTTTTATGTAACTAAAAGAAACTTCATAATCACTGATATCATTCACTGTCTTGAAACAGACTTTAACATTTTTATGTAAGTGCTTGTCCCGACTCATCCCATTTTCTGGAGTGttaagaaatgaaataacaagACCCTGctctggacaggatgccagtccattgtaaAATTAACTCCAGCAACtgcatataataattttaaactgTATAGAGTAGAGTaatctgtatatctataaaaggcaggatgtgtgtgtgtgtgtgtgtacgtgaatgtaatttatgcataaTTTTAGGACATTCATCACAGCCCTAGCTGGGTttttgtcaacttatttttccTGAGGCACCCACGGATAGcagtaaaaatcgattttcaacaaTAACTTTTACCcattttgaagtttgctaacatgagttaagtccccttcttgCCATAAggaagtgaaagtgtgtgtgtgaggacgaGAGAagttgtgtgttgatgtgtgtgtgtgtgtgtgtgtgtgtgagggagagagagtttgaCAGCatctaacaaaacaaaaaatgtaaagagaaagtGTATGcaagggcgagagagagagagagagagagagagagagagtttgacagcgtctaacaaaaagaaaatgtgaagagaaagtatgtgtgagggagagagagagtaagtgacagcgttcatcaaaaataaaaatgtaaaatgttttttttttcttaaacacaaGATATAGTCTTCAAATttaggatgtttttgaaagacactatattttataatcagattatatatactttctcacataacaattaaaatatatttattttaaatcacttatttatctataaaagcgggatgtgtgtgtgtgtacgtgaatgtaatttatgcacgtacacaaattagcacacatgtcgctccaattttaggaggacatttgTCATGATCAtggctgtgtttttgtcaacttatttTCTCCGAGGCACCCGTGGCTAGTGGTAAAAATTaatttcaaccataacttttaccaatttccaCGTCGGTAAAACCCGTAAGTTTGCTAATATGAATTAAGTCACTTGTCTAGCAAGAACAACAAAGGGTAAAGTTTTAGATTAACACCCGCGCAATTTTCACAAAGAAAAAACTcagattttttgcatggaatcaagtaccctgacctaatatgctgcaaatcccttattttggttcggaaaaaaagggggtaggtttttttttttcattgaatgaattcctgtgatctaatatgctacaaaaccctttggGGGGTCTGAAAAACAGGGTGGGCtgaggtggaagcctcggaaattttacccactcccaacattttacagaaataaattttccagAGTGTGAATTACATGGttcgttattaaatatatatatatatatatatatatatatatatatgtgtgtgtgtgtgtgtgtgtgtgtagtagtagagAAAGTgacatattgtgtgtatatatatatatatatttataatagtgTGCAAACCTTTGATGCAACCTTCTCCAATGCATATCTCCGATGCACACTTGACCGATAGTACCCCTAGGAGGGGTTAGGTCGAGATCGGGATTAGTCGCTGCCTTTCAGAAGCTCCTGAGCCCCCTTTCACTAGGTTAGCTTTGGGGGT
This window harbors:
- the LOC106883761 gene encoding monocarboxylate transporter 14 isoform X1; its protein translation is MFRLKMAKNNEIIIQVNLLNAKSEGKRNLTEGVTEICPQKGMNPGFCEDDECINRESDINVTPDQPVRTVECTPEGHTSSQCSSFMKYLSYVFILYNNVLGFGFAYSLGILYTYFIREFNTTKSETAMITSACSATLGGAGIFAGMLYRKIGIGRSYILASALCSIGLFASSFTPNIWFLFFSLGILFGSGAAINNIVSYAALEKLFHQNVQILSIILTLCAPFGILCVPYLVNFLLNIYSWRGALLIISGFCLNMCFSGLLSKVDRKPKSDAKVERLKIFDIKILKNKRFLILSTSASVNTCCGSLLLLLIVDFWVGKGHPMLEGITLVTFVSISSLASRLVFCFFSLLFDIRPVLILIFYIVCGTSGTFFIFAPLCDTYSPLVFLIVLNGFSRGLFSTLRPLVFKKVVGIEAYPLAIGYTYTVTGICAIPMATIVGKITDLTQSYDFAFYLTGLFEILMVLLLGSTYILITCMRKKNHKFKLEN
- the LOC106883761 gene encoding monocarboxylate transporter 12 isoform X2, yielding MFRLKMAKNNEIIIQVNLLNAKSEGKRNLTEGVTEICPQKGMNPGFCEDDECINRESDINVTPDQPVRTVECTPEGHTSSQCSSFMKYLSYVFILYNNVLGFGFAYSLGILYTYFIREFNTTKSETAMITSACSATLGGAGSGAAINNIVSYAALEKLFHQNVQILSIILTLCAPFGILCVPYLVNFLLNIYSWRGALLIISGFCLNMCFSGLLSKVDRKPKSDAKVERLKIFDIKILKNKRFLILSTSASVNTCCGSLLLLLIVDFWVGKGHPMLEGITLVTFVSISSLASRLVFCFFSLLFDIRPVLILIFYIVCGTSGTFFIFAPLCDTYSPLVFLIVLNGFSRGLFSTLRPLVFKKVVGIEAYPLAIGYTYTVTGICAIPMATIVGKITDLTQSYDFAFYLTGLFEILMVLLLGSTYILITCMRKKNHKFKLEN